The window aagaatactactagaccgtagtactaagtagcttaaaaggagtaggattctctcctaaGGGTGTTCATCAAATCTTGTGACAAGGTGAGTAAATGAACAACCTATAAATTGGCCAAGTACTcacttcaaaatttcaaatttcggtATATTGGCTTGTACATACGATATTGAGGGAGAAATATTTAAATCCATGATAACCGTCATAGGGTAGACGTTTTAACTAGTTGAGCTATAAGTCTCCGATGGTAAGAGTACAAAATGGGTTTTGGTTTCTTTTTTTCTACTCTATTTTGCATCTCCCCATCATCCTTCATGCACACTTCCAATCGTCATTTTTTTCTATGCAGTTTTCTCTGTAACTTGCGCAaaatgtggaaaaaaaaaaagaagaagcaaaatGGTTACTAAACCGCTCTTTaaaattcctttttcttttcttttgttgaaataaAAGTCTTGTGTTTCTTTACTATGTCTCCAAATGAGAGTCTGTTTTAAATCCCAAGTTTCATACCTtaataaaactgaaaagaaagcAACGAATGAAGAaagttattttatttattaggccaacaaaatcattttaattccCCAAAATTCAACAAGTATTTCGAGCAAGATTGGGTTTTTCATCCTTCTCAAACCCGAACTAGTAAGAACAAAGTTCTTTTTTAAAACTTATTTTTATTAGGTACCAAATACGTTAATATTCACTTTTAATATCGCCGTTCACGTCGTTTGCATCGATTTGTCTATTCACAGAGCCCAGATGCAGCCTTTGGGTAAAATCCACGTGCTTAAGCGAGAAAAGCTCTCATTTCCAAAGCAGCATATGTTGGACGGAGGAGGGTTCTTCATTCTCAATCTCTTTCCCTTTTCCTCCACTTCTATTTTAAATGGTTCCGATTAAACTacgttaacatcttatattgatttttttcaaagataataagacaaaaaataaagtgTAAGAGAAGCGAAGAGAAGGGAATGAGAatagaaaggaagaaaatcatacTCCATGTTGaagaactaaaattttaaaccaaatttacaaactaaataatgtgtcaccaatatgaTGTAAGTCGGTTAATCAACCCCTaagtaataatcaaatcatcaacaaccatatgatttggtttgtaaatctgatttaaaattttggtttcccAAACATTATCCTTTATGAAATGatcaaaaaaagtaaaaaacactCATTTTTGTTGTTAGTAGTTTAACTCAACATATTCAACTAAAGAATACTTCGGTATCGAGTTCTGATCTACATTTATAATATTATGCTAATATTTGACGATATTATCAATGTAATTACAATTGTACCATATAACTTGGATGTCTGCTGTAAAAGAAGAATCTTCATGACAGGCTTATTCCACTACCAGAGATGAATCCATATGGTGATCTGACTGATCGGAGAAATAACTGGCGAATGTTCTCCAGGAACCCTTCGAGAACCCTTCGAATGTCTCGTATAAGATCCtgttgtactcactaaatgttCAATAAAATGCCTGTTTGGCACATCTCAATATCACTCAACAACGGATCTCGAAAAAAATCACTAAGATCACTCAAGAACACTAACCAGATGTCGACATATGTTAGTACAAGCACATAATAACTTGGCATAGAACGACATGCACACAAAGTGCTCGATGTCGAATTGAAAATCCTAAAAAAAATTGTGCAATGGGGCACTATTTTCTTTTACATAGGACCCCCATGATTAGAATTATGCAGCTGTCACCAACCACAACCATGAATTTAAGTGCATGTGAGAATAAACATACATGATATCTATTTAGTTGGGcggaagaaataaaaagaaagtcgccaaattacttttcttagattttcaaaaaaaaaaaaaaaaaaaaaaagtttaaaaggCCGTAtatcatacaaaaaaaaaatatatatatatatatataaagaaaaagaaacacataatttaaaaaaaaagacaaaaaagaaaaaagataaaaaaaagcgTAACTAAACAAAAATAGAAGTAGAAAATTTGTAAAATTCTCTCAGACTCGTGAACTGCTCTATTGAAaatatcaaggttctaaaagacgctagacgACGCTAGTCGGACGGCGGGCTGGGGCCTAAAGCCTAGGCAGCCtagacggatttaagtaaatttgttgtatattgtataaataagtaCCTATTTATACCTAAAAAACACACAGAATTATATTATGatatataaattgtaaaataaaatgacatgtaAATAATAAAGTATTGAGCATATTGAAAATATGGGGTACAAGCATAAATTGAGTGCTtatccaagtattcaacaagtctcttaaaacgcaaaatgaaagttattgaTTTTTTGTGTAAGTAAGAGTCGCAACCTAGGCGGGGTGCCTAGATGGGTTAAGCGGGTTAGGCGGACACCTAAGTGGGTCTAGAcgcactttcttaattttcaacctCTAATATGTGGGTAAGCTCTTGCATGTTAATTGAGTTGTATTAATGAACTTTGGCTTGGAATTTGTTAAACATCGAACAAAGGAGGCCTCTGATCATTTTTTGGGTTTCTCTACAATCTCCGGCAACTTGCcgcactttcttaattttcaacctCTAATATGTGGGGTAAGCTCCTGCATGTTATTTGAGTTGTATTAATGAACTTTGGCTTAGAATTTGTTAAACATCGAACTAGGGAGGACTCTGATCATTTTTTGGGTTTCTCTACAATCTTCGGCGACTTGCCGACAACAGACGGCGGTGAAAGAGATAAaagtgtttagggtttgaaTTGTATGTTTATTCTTCTTTCTAGGAGGTAAATATATAGTTGTACAATATCCCACATAATAGGAAATAAGAATCCCAATTATACAAGGAATAAATTATAGGATTACATTCCTAAACTAAATGGTTGACTCACaccaacactcccccttaagttggtgcatagatatCTCCTAAgcccaacttgtcaagtgaGTCTTGAAACACCTTTGCTGAAATCGCATGAGTTAACACATCTGCTAATTGTCTTCAGACCTCAAGTATGGAATATCAATCAATTTGACATCTAACCTCAATTTGATGAAGTGTCCATCTACCTCCACATGCTTTGTACAATCATGTTAAACAAGATTATTGGCTATTTCTCTTGCAGCTTGATTGTTGCAGTATAATAACATAGTTCATTGAGGCTTGAACCCAATCTCAGTGAGAAGAATCTTGAGCCATAACAATTCACAAATTTCATGTGCCATGCCTTTGTACTCTGCCTCGGCCATGGATCTAGGCACTACATTTTGCTTCTTGCTTCTCGAAGTTACCAGATTTCCTGCTACGAATGTGAAGTAGCCTGATGTGGAGCGATCAGTAATGtttcctgcccaatcagcatcaatATACCCCTTTACCTCCATATGTCTATGCTTCTTGAAGATCAGTCCTCTACCCAGTACACCTTTCAAATAACTCAGTATACGCATCATTGCTGCCATGCGATCCTCACTAGGAGCATGCATGAACTGACTTACAACACTAATTGCATACACAATATCCGGACGTGTAAGTGATAGGTAAATCAAACGTCCTACCAATCTCTGATATCTTTCTTTATTGGTAGGAACTTGATCCTGGTATATCGTCAGGTGATGATTCTACACAATGGGAATTTCAACTGGTTTACAAGCCAACATTCCAGTTTCAGAAAgaaaatcaagaacatacttccgCTGAGACAAGTAAATACCATCACGAGAACGAGCAACTTCAATGCCTAAGAAGTATTTCAAGCCTCatagatccttcatctcaaattctgatgaAAGATACCTCTGCAGCCTTTTTATCTCTTCTGTGTTATCACCAGTAACTactatatcatccacatagataatTAACAAAGTAACTTGACCTCACATGCGTTTCATGAACATGGTGTGGTCTGCATTTCCCTATTTATAGTCGTACTTTTTCACTGTTTTAGTGAACCTTCCAAAACATGTTTTGGGTGATTGTTTGAGTCCGTAGAGAGCCTTTCAGAGTCTACATACTTTCCCTGCTTCATTTGGTGTTTCATATCTTGGTGGAAGATCCATGTATACTTTTTCTTCCAGATCTACATGTaagaaagcattcttcacatcgaACTGTTTCAAAGGCCAGTCTAGGTTAGCTACTAAAGATAAAAGGACTCGAATAATATTCATATTTGCGACCGGAGCAAACGTTTCTTGGTAGTCAACTTCACATGTCTGTGTGTGCCATTTAGCTACCAATCTTCCCTTGTATTTGTTAATGGACCCATCCACCTTGTGCTTTATGGTGAACACCCATTTACATCCCATTGATCTCTTCCTTTGTGGTAGTGACACTACATTCCACGTTTCGTTTCTTTATAAGGCTTCCATTTCTACTCCTATGGCTTCTACCCAACGGGGGTCTTGCAAGGCCTCTTCCACTTTTGTTGGAATTTTAATCCCAGCCATTTGATTCGCCATGACTTGGTACTTGGGTGATAGTCGTTGAGTGGACACATATTGTGCAATTGCATATCTCACTTTTCCTTCAGGAGAAAACTTGTTAGGTGGTTTCCCACGGTTTTGCCTATGAGGTAAAATATAGGAATTTTCAACAATATCTGGAGTATGAGAACGTACCTCTTGGATATCCGCGGGGACATGAACGTGTACTAGTGGAGGAGAATGAGGGTTATTTTCTGTTTGCACAGTCTCAGTATCACTCGCAGACCTATTACCTTATACTGCATCTATAAATGGTGTAGGCCTACTAATTCGACACTGCATGAGCTATCTCTCGATCAGGGGTTTCACGGTCAAGATCTACAAGGCTTTGGCTTGTTATGTCGTTGGCCACTACTAGGCTCTGAACTGCTATCTCGTGGCCTACTATTGGGCTTTGAATTGATGTGTCGCGACCCTCTGGTAAGGCGCGGTCAGGTGGGTTGCTCATAACACCTAAGTCTTTAGTCTCGGTCTGGGCTGTACTACTAGGACCATGCCAACTGCCTCGTTCATGTGGAACATCAAACCAACTGTAGTCTTCGTATTTACTATTCAACTCTTCCTGAAGAGTACAATGGGTTTGAACAGAGATGAAAAACATCTCGGTTTCAGAAAACGTGACATCCATTGTGACATAGAATTGCTTAGTAGATGGATGGTAACATCGATATCCCTTTTGTTGGCTATTAAATCCCAGAAATACACAACGAACAACACATATATCTAATTTACTTCGTTGATTGTTGTGAAGATGCACATAAGCCACACATCCAAATATGCGAGGTGATAATTGGAGAGAAGAAGGTAGAGTGACATAATCCGTCAAAATTTCCATGGGAGTTCGGAAGTTGTGAACTTGAGAGGGCAATTCGATTAAGAAGATAAACGGAATACGTAACTGCATCCACCCAATAGGCATGAGGAACATGAGCCCCAATTAGAAGTGCCCGTGTAGTTTTCAAGATATGTCTGTTCTTAAGTTTTGCCACACCATTTTGTGGAGGAGTTTGAGGACAAGTAGTCTCGTGAAGTATGTCATGCTCTGCGAAAAATTATGGTAGTTCAGAATTAAGATATTCTCCACCATTATTAGATCTCATGACTTTGATAGGAAGagaaaattgatttccaataTCCGATAAaactgttggaaaatttgcccaACGTCACTCTTTTGTTTCATGGTATAGAGCCAAGTCATTATGGTGCAATCATCTACAAAGGTAACAAACCACTGAATATCATGGCGTGTCGCAATTGGTGAGGGACCTCATACATCAGAGTGAATTAACTCAAAGGGCACTGATCTTTTATTGATACTCAAGTGGTAAGAAGTACGATAACTTTTTGTAAGAATGCAATCCTGACACTGAAAATCAGAGTTTGAAACGCCATTAAATAAAGACTAAAGTAATTTTCTTAAATAACCAAAAGATGCATGTCCTAGTTGCCGATGCCATAACCAGATTCTCTTAACCTTGTTGTTGTGACCACTGCTCACTTGGTTGACTCGGTTAAGTAGTGAAACAAGGATTCATCATATGTCATATGGTCTGTAGCCCCAAAGTCAATTATCCATCCAGAATCTTGGTTAATGAATGCTGTGAACGCAGTGCCAATTTTACTTAGATCATCGGATTGTTCTTGGGacgaaatcaaatttaataatgAAAGCTGCTGGCCTCTATTGTCTGGGTCCCAACTGTTTTCCAGAACGCTATCTTCTGATGGGCTCGGCATGCCCATATGGTTGATGCAATCGGTTCTTGTGCTGATTGGCCCAACGGTTAACTTAGCGTCAGTCCTCACGTTGCCTACTTGCTTCCCCATTGAACTTTGGGCTTTAGGCTTAGCCAGCCCATTCTCCATCTTGCTGATAATCGGCCCGGCTTGGCTGTCTGCCATTAAGGCAGCAAGTTGCAGCGGTTTGATTAAGGTCTCCATGGTTTGGTTTTTCTTCTAtatttccttttggtgtggatcTCTTGCTTTGAGACCACACTACTTGTTTGAGGatggttttgtgtgtgtgtatatatatatacatatattatttttttttaagccaACAAAAAAATAGTTGGCAGTTAAGGTAAAAGACTAAGAGAATGAGACATGTCGAAACCTGCTATGATGCCAATATAAaagtgtttagggtttgaaTTGTATGTTTATTCTTCTCTCAATAAGGTAAATATATAGTTGTACAATATCTCACATACCAAGAAATAAGAATCCCAATTATACAAGGAATAAATTATAGGATTACATTCCTAAACTAAATGGTTGACTCACGCCAACAGAAAGGTAGTGGCCACCATTAGTTTTAACAGCAAGGCCTACTATTCCATTAGATTTAATGGAATTCAGCAATGAAAAAGGTATATTCTATTATCCTTTTAGATTCTCATCGATGATCGCGCATGCACTGGCAACGGCGAGCACGGTGGTGCGCTCCTCGACGCGTGACACCATTGTAGCGGCTCATGGTGGAGCGTGTGCTGCTGCACGTGCAGGACTTGAGGCCTAACATTAGGTTGTTCGATGTTTTGAATCACGTGGCACCTTCCATTTGTGCTAATTCGATGTCTAAATAGTAGTTTTAGACGATACTTTGTAGATTCTAATTTAAAGCTTATAGTAGCTTTATAATGAAATCACAGGTGACTTTGAGATTAAAAGGGAGTTAGGCAATGAGCTTATTGAGGATGGGCGCTCTGTTTACCTTTGAGTGGTTTCTTTCAAAACTCTATGTTTTAAAGTTATTATTATATGTTGATGCATATGAATATTATTACTATTAGTCTTTGAGGAGACTTATATCTAATTAACTTACGTTGATATCTTGAGTCCATTGGTGATTTATTTTCACCGTCATCATACAcattgttgagcaaaaattgtacaccatatgtaaacaaataattcactcgacacaatttcaccctcgttcattttttttaaaagggttttattaattcaagtttgacccattctaggctacgcgcctattaattacaacctttcttttgggaaaggaataccctttgattctaatatgaataaattGTAACTTGAGGATTTgggtgtttatttgattttgtgactgcgTCTAGATAGAGCCCTAGATTGCCTACATACCCtcgttgagggatcaagtcactcgtagttcctTATGTGTTTTGTTggggtttgatgccttgtgcagtttcagctcgtgcaggcaaggagcagctgatgccttgtgcagtttcagctcatgcaAACGAAGACTTTAAGCCGTTGGAGCATTTGATGCCTAGTGgagttttagctcatgcgggcGAAAACTTTAAGCTGTTGGagcatttgatgccttgtgcagttttagctcatgcagaCGAGGACTTTAAGTCGTTGGAGCATTTGATtcggcttcatgccatttgagatTTTTCTTGAACTTTATGCCTTTTGGGATTTGACgcggcttcatgccatttgaaatttgacgtggcttcgtgccatttgtaATTTGAAACAGTTTTATACCATTTGAAGCGGCTTCGTGTCATTCGTAATTTGAACCGGCTCACTTCTCTTTTACTTTTCGTAGAATTTGTAATTACTTGGTCAAAGTAACAGaagtgaatttagtttatataaatcAGGGATTCGTCTTGATTTCATGGTTGCGTCTATAATTTGATATCAGACTACTtacgtatccttaacggaat is drawn from Malus domestica chromosome 14, GDT2T_hap1 and contains these coding sequences:
- the LOC139191211 gene encoding secreted RxLR effector protein 161-like translates to MSPRISKRQNRGKPPNKFSPEGKVRYAIAQYVSTQRLSPKYQVMANQMAGIKIPTKVEEALQDPRWFDVKNAFLHVDLEEKVYMDLPPRYETPNEAGKNHHLTIYQDQVPTNKERYQRLVGRLIYLSLTRPDIVYAISVVSQFMHAPSEDRMAAMMRILSYLKGVLGRGLIFKKHRHMEVKGYIDADWAGNITDRSTSGYFTFVAGNLVTSRSKKQNVVPRSMAEAEYKGMAHEICELLWLKILLTEIGFKPQ